TCaaatagcatttaaaaaattatttaatactattctatgtgcattggtatgagggtgtcagatcccttggatctgtgagctgccatgtgggtgccggaaattgaacccagatcctctgaaagaacaggcagtgctcttaaccactgagccatctctccagcccctcacacattCTTGAGGCCCACCATTTGGGGGTGGGATAGAAAGGCTGTGAGCTTGCAGCCCAAGCATTCCCTATTCCATCTATTTGGTGGAATTTTATTCTTTTAGGGGCTGCTGAAAATGGAAGATGTAGCCCCAGGCCTTTCCCCGAGATGGACAGAGCAGGATTCATCTCAGATGAACCTCTACAAAGATGAAATGCAGGAGAACTCTGGCAGCCTGGTTTCCCTGGGTAAGACTGATGGGTACTAATTTCTTCTCAGGCTTCTTGCTATGTTTTATATAATAGAACCCACTTCCCCTGTTAGGCTGTTAGAAGCTGTTGGGTTCATTATGTTTGAAATTATAAACACACTTTGAAACATTGTTATTGACTAGCTCCTTACTGCTTGTAATTGtggttctttgtctctgtcttagttagggtttctattgctatgacaaaacactatAACCcgagcaacttggagaagaaagggtttgtttcaacTTAACAGTTCCATATCATAGTCcaccatcaaaggaagtcaagacggAGCTCAAAGCAGGAGCCTAGAGGTAGAAACAAGCTACAGAAGAGTACTGCATACTGGCTTGCTCCTGATAGCCTAAtcactttgttttcttgtgtACTCCAGAGACACCTGCTCAGGACTGGCTTTGCCACAATGAGCTAGGTCTTCCCACATTGACTGTTAATCAAGGAAATGGCCCCACAAATTTGCCTACAGGCCTGTCTAATAGAGGAATCTTCTCATTTAAGGTTCCTTCCCAGAAgagtctaggtttgtgtcaagttgacaagaaccAGTAGCACACACTCCGAGTGTTGTAGTGACAGTGAACAGGATAAAGCACAGAGTCTCCTGTATTGTTCTGGCTCAGAGGAAATACCAGGGAATACTGAGAGTGCATATGTTGAGGGTGCATATCTCACAGGGACAGCACACTTGCTGAGCATGCATGAAATTATGGTTTCAATGAACTGCAAGAAaaattttctcctttcccttcgcGTTCCTATCCATGACTAGTAAAAAGACTGAGGAGCCTATCCACAAGAAATGGGTTGTTGAATCACAGTGTGAGAGTTAGAAGCAACATTAGACACCAGCTATAGGCCCTGACCCTaaaggcaaggccacagaagGTTATCAGACTTGTCAAATGTCACATGCTTGGTAGCATGTGAGGGCCTCCAGTTTTTCTCAGAGAACTGATCTGTTCTGGTGTACCTGCCACTGCCAGGGCACAGTTTACCATAACTACCTTTGtctttgtcttagttagagtttctgttgctgcaacaaaacaccatgaccaaaaagcaagttaggAAGAAAGGGTCTATTTAGCTTACAcatctacattgctgttcatcactgaaggaagtcaggacaggaactcaaacagagcaagATACTGGAGGCAAGAACTTGTGCAGAAGCTATGGAGAGGTGGGGATCAGGGagtcctgcttactggcttgctttccacgGCTtatctcagcctgctttcttatagaactcaggaccaccagcccagggatggcacgaCTCACAGTAGGCTAGGCAATTCCCCAGCAATCACAAATTGggaaaatgacttacagctggatctcatggaggcatctcctcaactgaggctcctttctctctgatgacacacaaacacatccttATTGAGCTCCAGCCTTTCCTTTCTGATTCATTCCCAAGATATAACATTAAAATcattgtcttggttagggttttactgccgtgAGCAGacccatgaccaaggacaacatttaattggggctggcttacagctttgTTAGTTgaggccattatcatcaagatgggagcatgTCAGTatccaggaagacatggtgcaggagaagctgagagttctacctcgtCATCTGAAGACCGCTCCtacatggttaggaggagggtctcaaagcctacaCCCACAGACATACTTCCTCCCAAAAGGCCACATCtgttccaacaaggctacacctccaaaaagtgccactccctgggccaagcatatttaaacctcCACTTGCATGAATAACTTTAAAAATCCCAGTTTTTTAAAATCCAAGCACATTAAACTAAAAGTCcagaggactagagagatggctcagcagttaagagcactggctgcttttccagaggtccttgATTCAATTTTCAGTAACCACATgttggcttacaaccatctgtaatgtgatctgatgccctcttctggaatggaggtgtacatgcagatacatgtacataaatacattttaaaaaataaaattaaaagtccaaagtctttcAGCTGTGGGCaccaataaaaatcaaaattaaattaaatacttCCAAGAGGGAAGAATCAGGGCACTGAAACCATTTGCaccaagcaaaaccaaaccaacattATAAATAACTCAACATCCAATTATCTGGGATTCACTCCAAAGGGATCCCAGAGTCACTTCTCTGGTTCTGCCCTCTGCATCACACACATCTTCTAGACTCTTGCTGTCtccattccactgctgctgctttctTGGTGATTATCCCATGGTATTGACATCTCCAAAATGCTAGACTCTTCTGTTGCAATTAGGCTGCACTTTTacaaatagcctctcataggctctcttcatggtgccaagcttcaaattctttgcatgaccccttcagtcctgggccttcatTGCTACCAAgtctgcaccttcaccaatggcctctcacaATGTCAGCtattctccatgaccccttcatgccttcaaaaccagtaccacctgaatGACTTACATATTACCATGTCTAGCTGCTAGCAATATGTACAACCTCGACCACCTCTGGAACATACCTTCTAAGTGCTaattctcagaaaacacttcccagaagatttcaccgcAGTGATGCTGGCCTAtccttaatcactgctaatttcttacctacagctaaccagcatcaactgtcccagtaaaacaaaGGTTTCACTTCAGTGgtgctggtctcttgttaatTGTGGCTGACTCTTAAACCCCAGCTGACCAGATTGACAGACTCTTAATTCAAAATGCCCATCACACTGAGCTCTcaacactcaatggcttttctaacTCAAAATTCTTCCATAATCCTCCCAAAAACATGGTTAGGTCTGTCACAACAGTACCCCATAAACCTACTACCAActtatcttagggtttctattgctgcaatgaaacacgatgaccaaaaagcaagttgggaaggaaagggtttactcagcctACAATTtcacattactgttcatcaccaaagtaagttaggacaggaacttaaacagTTTAAGATTCTGAAGGCAAgagctgatacagaagccatggacAAATGCTGCTTACTcaggcttgcttcccttggcttgctcagcttgctcagcctactttcttatagaatccagggaTAGAAACACCCACCATGGGATAGGCCCTCCTCAAGTGATCACTAATTGAGCAAATGTCATATAGCTGGATCAcctggaggcatttcctttaCTAAGGCTGTttcctctgatgactctagcttgtgtcaagttgccacAAAACCAACTAGTACAGTCTTTATCACAAATAGATGTGAACACTGCAGAAATCCTTTCACTtgtcctgttttctgtttcttcctctgttcaGTCCTTCTCACATttgttctagtttgttttctattgatGTAATAAATACTGTATGACCCAAATACTATGACTCTTTGAGGGAGTAAAGGGTTCATTTTTATCCCACAGTCTTTCATTGAGGGAAGTCGGAGCAAGACAACTcaaacaggaagctgagggcagggactgaggcagagaccattGAGAAATGCTGCTAACTGGCTTACTCCCTTACTTTCTTCTACAATCAGGACTACCTGCCTAGGAATGGCACCACTGATAATATACTGGGCTCTCCCGCATCAGTTATTAGACAAGAAAATACCCCATAGACTTGCCACAGACCAATCAGATGGAGGTGGTTCCTCAATTAAAATACCCTTATAAAACTaagtgtcaaattgacaaaaagtCACCAACACAAGTTAGTTGATCCTTGTCAAATATATCCATTATTaaaccataacctttcctttcttgtttataCCCAAGAACTTATGTTAATATTCTAATATAAAacagtataattaaaaaaaaaacaacactccACACTTTAAAATTCAGAATCTTTTTTAAGTTTTGGTTCTTGTGAAATTAAGAACAAGtcaaggactagagagatggctcagaggtcaaaaACACTGGCTGcacttacagaggtcctgagttcaattcccagcaaccacatggcgcttataaccatctgtgatgaagtctggtgccctcttctggccagcaggcatacatgcaagcagaatactgtatacataataaataaatcttataaataaataaatcttttctttttgtttgtttggttttttttgttttgttttgggttttttttggttctttttttcagagctggggaccgaacccagggccttgcgcttcctaggcaagcgctctaccactgagctaaatccccaacccctcataataaataaatctttaaggagctggagagatgtctcagtggttaagagctctgactactcttccacaggtactgagttcaattacatggtggctcacaaacatctgtaatgggatccaacacactcttctggtgtgtgtctgaagatagctactgtgtactcatataaataaaaacagataaaTCCTAAAGAACAAGTCAAATGATTTTCTCCAACAGGAAAGCACCAGGGCATAAAAACAATCACATTTAGGCAAAGCCAAAGTCTAGCAGTATAGCTTCAAATCTTGTAGATCAGCATTCAAGATCTGTGATTCACTAATGAAGTTCTGGCCTCCAAAGGGCTTAGCTCTATTTCTCTCCAGCAGAGAAAGTGAAGTATTTAACCTTGGGTACatgtctttgtctttgtattattACACCTTTGGGGTCCCCTACAACCACCACTGTGTATACACAGGAATCCTTAGTTCTCACCACTTTCTCTCACTCCCACTATTCCTGGTTATGCCCTTCTTCCAACAACCCCATTTTTGCTTCCATACCTCTGTAGCTATTCTGTTATCctcatttttctcccattctAATATCTGCACTTAAAAGCCTAACCTTGCTGAACATACAGACCTTTGTAATTATTTTCTCTATGATATTCATCACAGTGCTCCTATGCAAAGCATAATTAACAAttgttggcatttgtgttttcagaTGAGAACATGCAAACTAAGGTTAGGGACTTGCCTCCAGCTgaagaaaacacagaacaaaagcCTGAGCAGACAGTGTGCTTCCTGGGTGAAGACACTGTCCAGATTCCTACAGGTACAGAAGCCAGTGAGCAGGAAGGCAAGTTACAGACAACACAGAAGAATGCCACGGGAAACAGGCGGTTCTACTGCCGTGAATGTGGGAAGAGCTTTGCTCAGAGTTCAGGCCTAAGTAAACACAAAAGAATCCACACTGGATTGAAACCCTATGAATGTGAGGAGTGTGGCAAAGCCTTCATTGGGAGCTCAGCTCTCATTATTCATCAGAGAGTTCACACTGGTGAGAAGCCATATGAGTGTGAAGAATGTGGTAAGGCCTTCAGTCACAGCTCAGATCTCATCAAGCACCAGAGAACCCACACTGGAGAAAAGCCCTACGAGTGTGATGACTGTGGGAAAACCTTCACTCAGAGCTGCAGCCTCCTTGAACATCACAGAATTCACACTGGGGAGAAGCCATACCAGTGCAACATGTGTCCCAAAGCCTTTAGGCGTAGCTCACATCTCCTGAGACATCAGAGGACCCACACTGGGGATAAAGATTTTTTTGTTCCAGAACCTTACTGGGAAAGTCAGAGTAGGGTGGAAAGCCATTGGGAAAATATTGAGACTCCTGTGTCTTATCAATGCAATGATTGTGAGAGAAGTTTCAGTAGGATTACAAGCCTTATTGAACACCAAAAAGTACACACTGGTGAGAAGCCCTTTGAATGCCAGACCTGTGGAAAAGGCTTCACCCGACCTTCATACCTTATTCAACATCAGAGAAGACACACGGGGAAGAAAACTTCTGTCACAGTGACCCCTGCTGTACATTCCGAAGTTGGTGTTCAACTGTCATTGAACTGAAGCCGCTCTGGAGCTCTTAATGACTGCAGAAGTCATAGGCTAGGGCTCTATTTAATAATGTACATCCTCAGATATTAGGAATCTGACTAAGACTTATTATCTTCTACATTCTAGAAGGTGActataaaaaaaaacttatttcatAGGAGAGTTGTCTGCAAGAGTTCTAACCTATTGGAATTAAATGGGCTTCCTGACTGTCAAATTGCCTTCCCTTGGCCTGCACTTCCTGTCTCTTGAGGGAAAGGTTATGCTTTttttgggaggggtgggggtgggggaagttaCTCTGACCCTTCTTTAGGCTAATGAGCCCTTCACGTGTGGTCAGACTTGGAACTCTTATGTCCTGCTTTGTGCCTTGTATACAGGTGCTAacaaacatttattaaatatactGGTGAGATTTCCTACATAGCTCTGAAAACCCATTATCTGGAAATTCTCACCAAGGCCATTTGtatatctttgaaaaaaaaagataatgtttTAGATTGAATCAATGTAGtactgctttgtttttgttttttgccaagtACCCCAACTTGGCAGGGAAGAGGTGAAGGTGAGGTTATTGTGCTAGAATTCTTTAACTCTTTACCTAATTTAGGAATTCTGTGAGAGTGCCTTAAATAGCTTTCTTAGCATTAAGTCATTGTGAATGTGCCACCCATGGAATTCCActaatatttttttcctgttaattttGTTACTCTtgagagaacagaaaagaaaagaaaaagttaaaaaaaaaaaactttcctacTCATGTAGTGTGAAAATCAGTTTCAGAATAAAGTGATCAATGTCTAAGGCTCAGCCTCTTGGTTCTCTCTTGGGTGGTTATCTAGGGCCTACCTGAGAGCTCTTACATCCTCTTATGTCATAACCACTGTGCTAACATATTTAGTCCATATGGTCCATATATAGCAGAGTTACTCAAGGATCTGGTATGTGTGGGGCAAGAGTTGGCAGGAACTTCACTACTGAATAAGCAGCAGCTGGTCTCTTGACCTGCTGTATTTCACGCTGTTCAGTACAGGGAGAGGGGTTTCATAAGTTACACTCCATAAGCAGTGCTACTGCTAGCTTGCTGTGTCTTTGTATGCCCAGCTTCCCAAGGAAGAACAATCAGCAGATGTTTACCTATCTCTTACTGTACTGCTGAGGAATTAAGTATGTGAACACTCTGGCTTGGCTCTCAGTCTTTTATTTAAGAGAATTTTAGTAGTCTcacttaattccagcacttgataagcagaggcaggcagatttctgagttcagggTTCACCTGAaatacacagcaagttccaggagattCAGGGCTatgcaaagaaaccctgtctgaaaacgaaaacaaaaatCATTTCAGTGGagtgctgaggagatggctcaaaaGTTAAAAGTGCTTGTTCTTGGAGATGAACCATGTTCAATTTTCAGTACCCACACAGTACCTTGAAACCATCCAtaacccagttccaggggatccaacaccctcttccaaCCCCAGAGAGCACCACACacttggtgcacagacatacattagagcaaaacactcataaataaatctaaacatcttttaaaagagAGTTTCAGGAGCATGGCATTTAATGTTCTACTTTTCTCAAAGGTTCTCCTGTAACACATATTGATAATAAGCTGCACAAAGCCTATCCCCGCTAAGTTCACACTTTGGCAAGTCAATGCTTTCACACTACATATTTAAAATTGCTTGCTTTTGGATCCAAAATGTGTTGACTAAATCACCTGTAACCAATGCCATTACACACAGTAATTACTTTATGTTCATTCTCAGTAAGTCCCCCTTGGACCCTCTGCAGATCaccacccccccttttttaatgtaggactttttaaaaatattgtattttatgtggatttaaaaaagaaaaaacaattagacaacattataaCATGACCCCAGCCAGTGCTAAAACAAGTTTATTGTCTCCAAgtttgcttttatatcattctaggaaCATGCAAAGAATAGGGTCAGTCCTGAAGCATAAACAAAGTCAAGGAACAACAAGGCATAAACAAAGTAgttaaggaacaaacaaaacaaagtttctATGATTATTGTATTCAGGGACTTAATAAGACAATCAAGACACAAAGAACACATTCCCACCTGTATTCATCTTGAGTCTTGCCCTAGCCCAATGTAAAAAATCTTGCTAATATTCTTGAAGCAGCACCGAGAGCTCTCCACACTACAGACACATCTTTAACAAGTCCTTATGGAAATGGTTTGTATTTCAGTAATAAGCCACATCGCTAATTTGTGAATTCTTAAATGTAAAACTGCATGGCATGATTTCTAAGTTTCCGAACATGTATTAGGATGCTGCAGAAAATCAGTACAAAGTACAAGTGTGTTGGAGGGGGCATATCTTTAAGGAACTGGGTGGTATGACTATGACTATGGAGGCTGCTTTCTATAATCTAGAGACAATTTCTTTTAGCTTTTTAGTTCAAAAGCTAAAAGGCCCAGACTCAAGAAGAACAATGTTCACTTTGCATCCAAGGACTAGGAAGGCCAATGTACTCAAGACATTGGCAGGAACAGTGTTGCTTTTCTAGGGAGAATCAGCTTCTTTGTTCTTTCAGGCCTTTAACTGATTGGATGAAGGCCCGGATCTGGAGCAGTGTACTTACTGAATTACAGattcaaatgataatctccaaATCCGACCTCACTGCACTCTCAAAGTGATGCCTGACCAAAATATATTGTCCACAGGACACATGGAGTTAACCCTCATGGTGCTACAGCAGTTGAGCAGTTTGCAATGCACTGCCAAACATTTTTGGTGTGTATTTTGTATCCCAGACTGATCTCAACTTCtctttgtagccaaggatgatcttaaaCTCCAGATCCTCATGTCCCCACCTtccagtgctggggtcacaggtgtgtattaccacacctggcttgctCCCACCTTTCCTGACTGAGCTGAGCCAGGTTGTTGCCTGTCTACTCTGCTTCTAGATCAGGATAGAAAGGAGCACTGTGAAACAGATATGATGTTACCAGAGTCCAAAGTATTCTAAATGGAATTTACAAAATTAACTGCTTCTATTCCCCTTTTGATAGAAAATTTCCAGGAAACTAATGCTTAagacaaacattttattttcctgttttcagaAATGAAACTTACCTGTTTCCAAGCAAATTATATCTTTAAAACCATCCTGTGACCCAACTGTGTTGGCCTGGGTTAAAAGGAATCAAAGACTGACAAGAACATAAGAACTAAACTCTCTTTCTTGTAGCCAATTCATTTGTATCTTCGTTTTCTTGTCCATCTAAAGTAGAATTGACAACATGTGTCATAGCTACCTGGCAACTAGTATTCCAGCATATGCCAAAAAGACTAGGTTTTCACACACTATGACCTAAGCCCTATCTCCTACCCTAAACATGACTTCATTTTCTAAGTA
This genomic interval from Rattus norvegicus strain BN/NHsdMcwi chromosome 17, GRCr8, whole genome shotgun sequence contains the following:
- the Zkscan3 gene encoding zinc finger protein with KRAB and SCAN domains 3 produces the protein MARESRESTTLDSHSAEDQMELLVIKVEQEEVSPLAEETSWLGSPGPDRSRQRFRAFRYPDAAGPRQALSRLRELCRQWLRPDMHSKEQILELLVLEQFLTILPGELQAWVREQHPDSGEEVVALLEYLDRQLDETPPQVPDDDDGQELLCSKAVLLTSAQGSESSQMESMEPLLKQESLGSLPSEVRVTQAGHCGEDGVTATRLTSELQGLLKMEDVAPGLSPRWTEQDSSQMNLYKDEMQENSGSLVSLDENMQTKVRDLPPAEENTEQKPEQTVCFLGEDTVQIPTGTEASEQEGKLQTTQKNATGNRRFYCRECGKSFAQSSGLSKHKRIHTGLKPYECEECGKAFIGSSALIIHQRVHTGEKPYECEECGKAFSHSSDLIKHQRTHTGEKPYECDDCGKTFTQSCSLLEHHRIHTGEKPYQCNMCPKAFRRSSHLLRHQRTHTGDKDFFVPEPYWESQSRVESHWENIETPVSYQCNDCERSFSRITSLIEHQKVHTGEKPFECQTCGKGFTRPSYLIQHQRRHTGKKTSVTVTPAVHSEVGVQLSLN
- the Zkscan3 gene encoding zinc finger protein with KRAB and SCAN domains 3 isoform X2; the encoded protein is MQTKVRDLPPAEENTEQKPEQTVCFLGEDTVQIPTGTEASEQEGKLQTTQKNATGNRRFYCRECGKSFAQSSGLSKHKRIHTGLKPYECEECGKAFIGSSALIIHQRVHTGEKPYECEECGKAFSHSSDLIKHQRTHTGEKPYECDDCGKTFTQSCSLLEHHRIHTGEKPYQCNMCPKAFRRSSHLLRHQRTHTGDKDFFVPEPYWESQSRVESHWENIETPVSYQCNDCERSFSRITSLIEHQKVHTGEKPFECQTCGKGFTRPSYLIQHQRRHTGKKTSVTVTPAVHSEVGVQLSLN